GAATGATAACCATATAAATGTTTGATACTCCTAAAAGAAAGTAGCCCAAAGCAATAGTAAACATTGATATTGCTAATAGCCATGCGATTTTTTTTCTATACATATCTGATAATATCCCTGCAGGTATATTAGAAAGTCCACTAGAAACATTTAAGGCCGAAAATATTGCTCCATAAGCAACATCTGATAGAGCCAATGAAGTTTTCAACATAGGACCAATAACCGTTAATGCTCCTTGACCAAAATGTTTTATTCCGTGACCTAAAGATAATCCAATAACTAAACCAAGACCGGTTTTAGAATTTTTATTATTTTTCATATTGAATTCTCATAAATGAAATATTAATTTATATGTTATTTTTAATTTAGATACCTATTTATATCATGTTTTTTAATAAGATAAATAAAATTACTCGTAATACTATAATTGGATTTACTTTATTTGGTTTGTTGCTTTCTTTATTTTATTCATTGTTTAGCATGATTTTTATTTGTCCGACTAATAATAATTGTCCTTCTAGTACAATTCCAGCCTTAATAGTTATTTTTGTGGTTACTACTTTTTTTTCTATATTTGGATTACTTTTTGGTATGATTGTTGTGAAGCTTTATAATCTTTTTAAAGTAGAATAATTTAAGAAAATAAAATTTTGAGGTAAATATGGCAGAAAATAAATATAATCTTATAGTTATTGGGGCTGGCCCTGGAGGATATCATGCAGCTATAAGAGGCGCTCAGCTCGGAATGAAGGTTTGCCTTATAGAAAAAGATGACGGAACTGGTAATGGTGGATTAGGTGGCGTATGCCTTAATTGGGGCTGTATTCCGTCAAAGTCTTTATTAAGAAATGCAGAGCTATTAAATGAAATGAAAAATCCAGATGAATGGGGGTTTTCATTTAAGGAATTTAAGTATGATATTTCTAAGGCAATTGATAGATCAAGAGAAGTTTCTAAAAAACTTACTCAAGGTATTGAGTTTTTAGTTAAGAAAAATAAGATTGATTTAGTAATGGGTGAAGCAAAATTAACTTCTTCAACTACAGTTAGTGTGGGAAAAAATTCCTTCACAACTGAAAATATCATTATAGCTACTGGAGCAAAGCCTAGGTCATTGCCAAATCTGGATATTGATAAAGAAATAATTATCACCTCAAGAGAGGCGTTAGAACTACGTAAGAAACCTAAATCTATAGCTATTATTGGTGCATCTGCAATAGGATGTGAATTTGCGTATTTTTTTAATGCTTATGGGGTTGAAATAACTCTTTTTGAAATAATGGACAGGATTGTTCCTAAAGAAGATTCAGATATTTCCAAAGAATTGCAAAGACAATTTACAAAACAGGGTATTGTGTGTAATACTTCTTCAAATATTACTAATGTCAAGAAGGGTAAAAATGCTATAACTCTTGAATATGAAATTGATGGAAATAAAGATTCTAGTACTTTTGATAAAGTGATGTTAGGAGTTGGTATTCAGCCCA
The genomic region above belongs to Dehalococcoidia bacterium and contains:
- the lpdA gene encoding dihydrolipoyl dehydrogenase, producing the protein MAENKYNLIVIGAGPGGYHAAIRGAQLGMKVCLIEKDDGTGNGGLGGVCLNWGCIPSKSLLRNAELLNEMKNPDEWGFSFKEFKYDISKAIDRSREVSKKLTQGIEFLVKKNKIDLVMGEAKLTSSTTVSVGKNSFTTENIIIATGAKPRSLPNLDIDKEIIITSREALELRKKPKSIAIIGASAIGCEFAYFFNAYGVEITLFEIMDRIVPKEDSDISKELQRQFTKQGIVCNTSSNITNVKKGKNAITLEYEIDGNKDSSTFDKVMLGVGIQPNTENLGLSEVGITLNQNGFIEVDEYMKTNVNGIYAIGDVTGKLPLAHVAFDQGILASEHIAGHEVEGITDYVNMPRCTYSSPQIASIGLTEEEAKDQKIDYQIGKVPFQVAGKSIAINNYNGFAKIISNKSTGEVIGAHIIGAEATEMIGEIGMLKYLEGTTEELHRLTHAHPTLSEVIKEAAANTHDQAIHF